From the genome of Kosmotoga arenicorallina S304, one region includes:
- the nrdR gene encoding transcriptional regulator NrdR gives MKCPFCGSDLTRVIDTRTTDGGTVVRRRRECEDCNGRFTTYERFEQRPIFVVKKDGRRQRFDRQKILSGIIKACEKRPITLEEMEEMLTEIEHEVQKLGNSEVSTLQIGELVMKKLKSKDRVAYVRFASVYKEFRDLDHFMDIISELKDEFKAKNHLGGI, from the coding sequence ATGAAGTGTCCCTTTTGCGGAAGCGATTTAACCAGAGTGATTGATACCAGGACGACCGATGGTGGAACTGTTGTTCGACGAAGAAGGGAATGTGAGGATTGCAACGGACGTTTCACCACCTATGAAAGGTTTGAGCAAAGACCCATATTCGTAGTAAAAAAAGACGGGCGCCGGCAACGTTTTGATCGCCAGAAAATTTTGTCTGGTATCATAAAAGCCTGTGAAAAGCGGCCTATAACCCTTGAAGAAATGGAAGAAATGCTCACCGAAATTGAACACGAGGTTCAGAAACTAGGTAATTCAGAAGTTTCCACGCTGCAAATCGGTGAACTGGTTATGAAGAAGCTCAAATCAAAAGACAGGGTAGCATATGTTAGATTCGCTTCTGTTTACAAAGAATTCAGAGACCTTGACCATTTTATGGATATAATAAGTGAATTGAAAGATGAGTTTAAAGCAAAGAACCATTTGGGAGGGATATAA